The genomic window ATGGTGAAACGAGGACGCGAAGCGCTGGAATCCAATATGGACATGATCGAAGACGCCTTACTTGACTCTAACATCTTGCATGTCGATGAAACGAGTTTGCGCATCAATGGTAAACTCGCATGGGTGCATGTCGCATGTACGTCGACATATACGTACTTGGCTTTTCACGCTTCTCGTGGAAAGAAAGCAACGGATGAGATCGGGATTCTTCCACAATATAAAGGAACGATGATGCATGATGCATTCGGTACGTATCCCAGATACACCGAAGCCACGCATGCCCTTTGTCATGCCCATCATTTACGTGACTTGAAAGGGTTCATCGAACAAGGGCATACATGGGCAAAACGGATGATCGCGTTTCTATTATCCGCCAAACAAGTGGTCGAACAACATAGTGGCTTTCTTCCTGAAGAAGAAGCGAAACGTTGGGAGCGCGTGTATGATCGCATACTCGCGAAAGCGCAACACCGGTTGGAAGGGATGACACCGTTGCCAAAAAAAGTGCTCTCCTTCGTTCGGCGACTTCAAAAACGGAAGGAAGAAGCGCTGCGCTTTTTGCGTGAAGCTCACGTTCCCTTTGACAACAACCAAGCCGAACGAGATCTTCGCATGGTCAAAGTCAAAGAGAACATCTCAGGGACGTTTCGTCAGGAAACGTTCGCGCAGTCGTTTTGCATCGCAAGAAGCATCGTTTCCACACTCACAAAGCACGAAAAAAACGTGTGGGACTCGTTGTGTCTTCTGTTGACAGGTGAAACGATAGATCGTGTTCTTTCCGCTACGTAGGGCATTTTCTATGACAGAAATGCCCTATTTGTGCTGGGCTTTTTACACACTAGCACGGGGGTGAATAGTTACATATAAGTTGAATTAAAGATTTACAACTGAACACACAAACGATCGATCGTTTGTTCTAGTTTTTGGTTGATTCTCTGAATAAATGCTTGGACATTCTTTCTAATTTCTTGCACACTCGAATAGAACACGTTATAGATGACGTCCGATTTTAGCCATTTCCATAGCCCTTCAATCAAATTCAACTGTGGACTATATGGCGGCAAAAAGACGAGCTCTAATCGATCTTCGTGTTCTTTTAAAAACGGCTGAATAAGTTTGGCATGGTGAATTCGAGCGTTATCTAACATCATCACCACTTTACCTGTAGGATAATGTTCTAACACAAGTTCAAGAAATCGAAGAAATGTTTCTGCGTCATAACGTTCTTCTTCGATGCAAAATACCTCTCCTGTTTCGTAGTTCAATGTGCCAATCAACTTCAGCCCTTGATGTTTTCCAAACGTCGGAATGATTCGTGTTTTCCTTTGACAAACCATGTTTTTTGAATGGCTTGGTAATCACGAATCATCGATTCATCTTGAAAGAGGACATGGGCGATTTTCCCATCTACCAGTTTTTTTTTACTTCTGGGAAGGTGATTTCGATAAATTCTTTTTGTTTCCCTTCATCGGCATTGGCTAGTGTATAGGTCGGTTTCGTATAGCTTAGCCCTAACTGATGCAGCATTTCACTTGTTCCACGAAGCGTGTACGTTGGTCCCCACTTTTGCTGAATGAGTTCAGTGATGATCGCAAGCGTCCAGTTATATTTCACTTCGAATCCCACATCTACGGGGAGCTGATGTTCAATGATCAAAGCAAGCTCTTTTTCCTGTTCAGAGGTCAATCGACGTGGAGCACCGGGTGAATATTTCATCTCTAGCCCGTGAAGACCCCTCTGAGTGTAGGCATAGATATAGTTATAAACGGTTTTTTTGGATCGACCGATAATCGTTGCGATTTCTTCTTTTGCGTATCCCTGCAAATGAAGATAAATCGCTTGGTAGCGTTCATATGCTCGTTTACTTTTTGCTTCTTTCATGGCAGTGGACAATTTTTCGATCTCATCTTTGTGATTCAGCGTCGTATTTTCTCTCCGTTCCCCTATTTTCTCTTTTATTATTTATTCGCCGTGAAACATGAAAAAACCTTTATTTCAATTTATATGTCAATATTTTTTATATTAAATTTGTTATTATAAAGGGGAAATTTAGGCTCTTCACCACAAGTTGTACTTGATCATTTAAGATCGGTGTGCATAGAGAAAATAGAGGGTACAAAAAATGCGAATTTTCCTGTATGGTAAAGGTGACCAAACCAAACCACTGGAGGAAAATTCGCATGTACTCTCCGTTTATCAAAGAACTCATCGATTTACCAGATGTTTTGATTCAAAAGGTACGAAAAGAAGAAGAACGTTGGATTTTCGAACTTTCTCTGCCCGAACAATGCTCGGCTTGAAGCGCACGATCAAAATGACATGCAAAAAGAAGCAATAGATGCATGGCTATGCTCAGAGAATCGGAATTTTTTGGATTGAACTTCCTGTCGAGCGCAGACGTTGTGGTGCGTGTGGCATGACATTCAGCACGTCTTATCCAGCCATCTCTCCTCGAAGTGTGGCGACGGATGCTTTTCGCAATCTTGCATCGGAACATCATTTAGGCAGTGGCTTGTATGCTCAAGCTTCCTTACACAACGGTAGAACGTTGGTTTTATATCCATGCCCCATCCTTCCTATCAAATGACATCCAACCAAAGGCGGTTTGTGTCGATGAGTTCGCTTTTCGAAAAGGACATGACTACGGAGTGGCAATCATGGATGCCGAAACGGGAGAAGTGCATGCTATTGAAGCAGGAAAGAACGAGGAAGCCATTGGCCGTGCGTTGGCTCATGTGTCTTGTTCTGTTCAGTTTGTCGTGAGCGATTTAACTCCAGCGATGAAAAAATCCATTCAAGGGGTTTGCCCAGAGGCGACACACGTGGTCGATTATTTCCATGTCATTCAGCTGTTTACAGATGCTTTAGAGCGTTGTCGCAAATATGTAGACAAATGGGGCTACAAACGCGAAAATGTTCGTTACGTTTGTCGTTTATTGAGCCAATGTCCAGAGAAGCTGATGGAGGAAGAACGTCAAATTGTACGAGAATGGTGTAAGGAAAGTGATGACTTAAAGTCTGTCTACCGATCGTTTCAACATTTTCGCTATGTGTCCAAAAGCAAAGACGAACAACAGACGAAACGACGTTTGGAGGCTTGGATGCATCGGTATTCGTTTTGTCCTTGTTCGGTTGTGCGTGCCATTGCAAAATCACTCGTCAAACGAACAGACGAAATCATATCGTGCATGTTATCGCCTTATTCGAATGGGAAAATGTAGGGAACGAATAACAAGATCAAGCTGATTAAACGTCGAGGATACGGATACAGAAATATCCAACGTTTTGCATTGTGGGGTTGGTTAGAAACAGCTAACATACTTTAATGGCAGGGGCAAGTACATCTTCAAGTACATCTTTTGGTGATGACCCATTTTTCATATGTTCGTACAAACCATTCCATTCACTGAAACATATAGTAGTACATAGAAACAAAGAAAAGGAGGTTAAAGATGAATCAACTATTTGCGATTCCTCAATTAAAAGATATACGCCACCTTCTCCCTACTCGCTCTGGACAATCGTATAAAAAAACAACACTTGAACAAAAAACGCACATCATTATTCATCATAGCTTGACGAAAACAGGCTCCGCATTTGCGTTTGCCAATTATCATGTAAGCAAAGGATGGCCCGGGATCGGATACCATTTTGTCATTGAACAAGACGGAACGATTCATTTTTGCAACGACTTAGAAACGATTAGCTACCATGTCGGCAACCATAACACTTATTGCATCGGCGTTTGTTTAACAGGCGATTTTCGCACACAACAACCGACGAATGAACAAAAACAATCATTGAGAACGTTATACAAAAAGCTGGTAAACATCTTGCCGAACTATAAAGACGTGAAAGGACATAACGAGCTAAAAGGATACGAATGGAAACAATGCCCTTGTTTTAACTATGCGCAAGTATTAACAGAAAAAGAAAACATCGAAATGAAAGAAGAAGTCAAACTGTATACCGTCGAACGAGGAGATACGCTATGGACAATTAGTCAAAAAACAGGAGTAAGTGTCAAAACGTTATTACGCCTAAACCCACATGTTGATCCAAGAGCATTACAGCCTGGGCAACAAATAATCATTGAAAAACTAATAAAAAAAGAAGAAGTGAAGGCCCCATCACAACCATCCAATCAAACACCGAAGCAACAAAATCCAATTGAACAACTGATAAGTAAGCTTCCGAATAAAGTATTGCAATATGGCGATCGTGGTGAAGACGTTCGCATCTTACAACAAGCGCTAAATATGATCAATTTTAAATGCGGAGCAGAAGACGGAGTATTCGG from Anoxybacillus gonensis includes these protein-coding regions:
- the tnpC gene encoding IS66 family transposase, whose protein sequence is MLTVQQAVFTVESLMGKVQQQKQLIHQLIQENEHLRQENKQLRKENEQLTYRVQELEARTKKNSSNSHLPPSSDRFEKKRSSREPSGKKPGGQEGHEGTTIRQVEHPHYRVVHRVHTCQGCGASLRDVKPFKVDVRQVFDLPPVSIEVTQHEREVKSCPHCRCVQQAEFPPHVTNHVQYGPRLTALVVYLHHIQLIPYKRLSDTIEALYQHSVSTGTLANMVKRGREALESNMDMIEDALLDSNILHVDETSLRINGKLAWVHVACTSTYTYLAFHASRGKKATDEIGILPQYKGTMMHDAFGTYPRYTEATHALCHAHHLRDLKGFIEQGHTWAKRMIAFLLSAKQVVEQHSGFLPEEEAKRWERVYDRILAKAQHRLEGMTPLPKKVLSFVRRLQKRKEEALRFLREAHVPFDNNQAERDLRMVKVKENISGTFRQETFAQSFCIARSIVSTLTKHEKNVWDSLCLLLTGETIDRVLSAT
- a CDS encoding N-acetylmuramoyl-L-alanine amidase, with product MNQLFAIPQLKDIRHLLPTRSGQSYKKTTLEQKTHIIIHHSLTKTGSAFAFANYHVSKGWPGIGYHFVIEQDGTIHFCNDLETISYHVGNHNTYCIGVCLTGDFRTQQPTNEQKQSLRTLYKKLVNILPNYKDVKGHNELKGYEWKQCPCFNYAQVLTEKENIEMKEEVKLYTVERGDTLWTISQKTGVSVKTLLRLNPHVDPRALQPGQQIIIEKLIKKEEVKAPSQPSNQTPKQQNPIEQLISKLPNKVLQYGDRGEDVRILQQALNMINFKCGAEDGVFGQKTLDAVKRVNLMFSGGNKNGMYDKKTKNYIISKLREKMK